Below is a window of Rattus norvegicus strain BN/NHsdMcwi chromosome 5, GRCr8, whole genome shotgun sequence DNA.
AGCTTCCAACCCTAATTCTTCcatttcctgtgactttgaggcccTGTCAGGCCCTCCGAGCCTATTTTTTTCATGTCTCACCTGCTGGGAACCGTTGGGGAGATGTGGCCCATTATCAGCATGGGTTGTATATTGGCTGTCAATGGTACATCTGGTCAGTAGAGGACAACGCAGGAGGGCACTAAGAAAATGAAGAATGGTCACAAGAAGCTATGCCTTTGAGGGACCAGGCTAGAGGAGGCTCTCCTGCTGCAGGATCTGTGTATGGACTCCTCCTTGGCTCCTTCAGAATGCTCCTTTTAGCCATTTCTTCCCTAAATGGGCTTCCTGACCTCTGTCACAGATGACCAACtaatctccctctccttccctcctctcctggtTATGTTCTACAGTGTGCAGAACTCCTACAACAAAATGCTCACCCaggtttctttttcctgtttgcttGGAGTCCGAGCCTGTCCCACTAAGCCTGTCACTGTCCCATGTGACAATAATGACTCGGTTTGGTTTGTGCTAGGGACAGTGCCTGATACGTAATTGGTATTCAATTACCATTATCTGTTGACTGATGGAAGGTAACAAGATCGGTCAAATAGAAAAAccgagggttggggatttagctcagtggtagagcgcttgcctaggaagcgcaaggccctgggtttggtccccagctccgaaaaaaagaaccaaaacaaaaaaaaagaaaaaaaaaaaaaaaaaaaaaaaagaaaaaccgaGCGGGCAGAggtacgtgcctttaatcccagcactcaggaggcagaaacaggcagatcttgtgagtttgaggccagtcttgtctacagagtgagttccaggacagccagggctacacagagaagccctgtctcaagacAGAAACACTCGAATGTGAGaccagagagatagctcaataattaaaagcatgtgttgctcttccagaggacccaagggtgagtcccagaacccacgtgcTACCTCACTCGAattagaaaacaataaaacaaaacatttgtcaggcagtggtggtgcaaaCAGatctcttgggctggagagatagtttagtggttaagagcactgactgctcttccagaggtgctgagttcaaatcccagcaaccacatggtggctcacaaccattatatatatatatatataatcttaaacaagcaaacaaacaaaaaaatagatctcttgagtttgaggccaacctgatctacagagtgagtttcaggccagccagggctacacagagaaaccctgtcttaaaaaacaaacaaaaaaaaaaaaccccaaaatactcatataatgataaaataataaatatctaaACATTAAACAaacccagagagagaaagagaaacacagaaaaagtgACAGGCCTGATAGGGATGTGTCCAAGAGAGAAGGCAAGAGCATCATAGGACATCAGTACCCCAAGACTTGGATATCTACTCCTCCCTATTTTCAGTCAAGTCCCCAACAGAGCTCTGGTCTCAGAGAACAAGCAGAAACAAGGTGCTAGGGCGCTGGGATCAAAGCATAGATGAGAGATGCATGCTTTTCTGAGTGGCCATgaattagtcagggttctctagcgTCACAGAACGgatggaatgtctctctatattgagggaatttattgtgatgacttacagtctgcagtccaactaacccaacaatgggcagctgtgggcGGGAAGTCCAAGAGTCTAGTAATTGCTCAGTTCCAaaaggctagttgtttcagctggtcttctgtgggagtagattccaacagatgcACTGGCGAGTAAGAGCAAGCAGGAGAcgagagaatcttccttcttccaacgtccttatgtaggtctctggcagaaggtgtgacccagattaaaggtgtgtacaccACGCCTGGATTTGGGACTTGTtttgtctcaggctgaccttgaactcacagatctccttgcctcagtctcctgggattaaagctgtgcactaccttgcctgggcctaagcttttcatagtcactgtgcctcaagatctccatgccaagatccaggtcagaaacttgtgtctcccagcctcaagatctggctggatcacaggtgagccctccaattctggattgtagttcattccagatatggtCAAGATGACAACCAGGAATGGCCATTACAGGCTGTTTTAGAGTTCACTGATCTGCTGGTAAGGACTAGTCAGCAGGAATCGGGTTACTATCATCTTAGCATTCGGGAGGTAAAAAGGATCAGGAGTTTTGGGTCATCCTGCTTCATGAGACCCTGGACCAAATACATcactacatgagaccctggaccaaaataaaaacaaactgtcTTATCACTGTAGATCAAGTCTTTAAAGATGCTCCTGCTTGTCACTCCTCCAACTGGCCTTCTCCATTCTGTCATCcctacagctgtgtgtgtgtgtgtgtgtgtgtgtgtgtgtgtgtgtgtgtgtgtgtgtgtgtgtgtcagtgtccgagcgcacgcatgcgcacaagacaaagtttctctctggttgtcttggaactcattctgtacaccagactgttctggaactcaaagatccacctgcctctgcctcctgagtgctgggaataaaggtgtgcacccaCACCGACCACCagctatttcctttttaaaaaaggatttctatggactggagagatggttcaacagttaagaacactgactgctcttccagaggatttcggggatttagctcagcggtagagcgcttgcctagcaagcacaaggccctgggttcggtccccagctccgaaaaaaagaaagcagaaaaaaaaaaaaaaaagaacactgactgctcttccagaggttctgagttcaattcccagcaaccacatggtggctcacaaccatctgtaatgggatccgatgccctcttctggtgtgtctgaagagagcgacagtgtgctcatataaaaagcatttttctttttaattgtgttgACTTATGCATTTCTAGGTTGAGGGTGCACCATGAACGTGCTTACACAGGCCAGAAGATGGGATCAAATCCCTCAGCGCTAGTGTTCTGGAGCGAGAGCTTCCGGAAATGGGTGCTGAGTCCTTTAGCAGGGTAGTAAGTGTTCATAACTACGGAGCCGTTTCTCCAGCGCTCACTCCCCACTCCCTGACCCCAGCCGTTTTCTCGAGATCTCCAGTCTATACAAGCCATATATCCTGCAATCTGTTTTTGTATTAATTTCTCCTTACAGAATAATTGTAAACTCCACCCAAGCAATCTGTGTCCCCCATGGTGCCCCCCAACATCCCACCACCAAAATAGGTTCTGAATCTAAATATAAAGATGGCATCCTGAGAGATCTTGGACATTTGGGTTAGTTTTCTTCAAATTTCTGTCTAGTGACAGTTATCATCCTACAATGAGGACATTTAAGGACTACTGAAGTAAGCAGATGGCTGTGAATTTCCTTATTTTCACGTCACCATGTTCTTTATGGTGAGGGTCACTTCTCACTGCCAAGGAGGGAGCGTGTGAGAGTATTTCTAACTTGAGAACCCTTGGAGACTCGGGCTGAGTAAGGCAATAGATTTTCACATGTGTGCTCTCTCAGGCACcaaagagtatgtgtgtgagagagacagagacacagacagggagacaaagacagagacaaagacagaggggcagagacagagatgagacaccctgtagcccagactggcctcagacttgcgGGAATCCTCCTCGGCtaagattataggtgtgagccaccatgtctggctggggtcacctcttctcctctgctctctccttcctgagACTTCCTGTCCAGGGGAAGTGCAGCCTTTTCTCAGgccctcttgtctctgtctccctatgcccacctcaccccaccccaccccaccccgccaccctcacccccaccccacaccaacACATGCCAATTTTTCCCACCAACAACCCTACAAAGTTACAGGGTAGATCCCACATTTCATAGAAGTCAAGGGACTTTCCCAAAAACACACCGCGAGTGGCAGAATTGGAGAGTGAAGCTGTAGTCAAGCACAGGGTATTTAAATAGACAGCGTCCTCTCCCCAAGAGGGGCTTCTTACCGACAAACATGCAGTTCCTCATGTGACCACTAGATGGCCGTGGGCGTTCCTGCCaggtgaaattttttttttttttttttttttttttttttttttgtgacagggtctcaagCAGCCAAGGGCTGACCTCCAACTCGAACTTCCTTCTCCACCTCTCCAGAGTGCTGGTGTCACAGACATTCACCATATGTGGTTTTATTTGGTGAAGGGACCAGACCCAGGCTTCCTGCTTGCTAAACAACACTCCGCCATGTGAACTTAGGCACACACACTGCGGGAGCATGCAGACCAGGGAACAAATGGGCAGTTAATTATGCATTGGATGCTGGCTCTGAAGGAGAGCAGGCACGTGCATGGAGAATAACTAGAGGAGGTCTTTTCCGCAGAGAGATTAAGAAATGAGTCACACTTGCTGAAGGAACGAGGTGAGTTTGAGTTTCCTGAACAGGGCACAGCGAGTAGACAGTCCCCCCTCAGGAAGGGAAGGGTGTGAGGACCAGAGAGGAGGCTGATAAACAGAAGAGTGAGTGAGGGGCTGAGCCCAGAAGCATCAGGAGAGACTCAGTGGGTGATGGAGGGCCATGAACTGGAAGGCACTGGTGGGGTTGATCGGGGTCACAGGACCTGGGGTGGTTTTGTTTCCAAGGGTCATTCTCAGTGGTGGCCCAAAGGATTACGTAGCTAGACAGATGAAGACCTGGGAAAAGACAGAAGGATGACCTGTTAACTTGGAAGTGAGATATGACAGTGAAAACCGGAAACAAGCAAGATCAGGCCAGAGTCAGGAATCCAAGGGTTCTGCTTGCTAGGGGAAAGTCAGCGGACAAGCTGCTAAGTGGAGGAGATGTGGACTTCTGTGTGAAGGGAGGGGCTGTTGGGCCAGGGCCCCAGAGACATGGGGGATTGATTGAGTCTgaggactttgttttgtttttgagacagtatttctttGTGTGGCCCAGGtagtcctggaacttgttctgtaggtcaggctggcctcgaactcagagatctacctgtctctgcctcctgaatgccgATTAAAGGCCCATATCAACACTGCCCGGCTGAGTCTGAAGATTTTAACTGGGGGGCAAGCGCTGGGGTGCAAACAGAGCACTGAGCTCCAACCTGGTCGGTGTTTGGCAGTGAGGAGCACAGAAACTGGGGCTTTCCTGTGTGGAGGACAGGAAATACAGGCCCCACAGTACTTAGATGGAGGTGCACCGGAAacagccctccccccacccagtCTCAGCTGACGTGTAACTTCCCCTGAGCAGCTGCGAATGGAGGTGACAGCTCATGCCAGGGGGCAGTTGTGGACATTAGCTGAGTAGCTCTGGTTAGAATATAtatttacggggttggggatttagctcagtggtagagcgcttgcctagcgagcgcaaggccctgggttcggtccccagctccggaaaaaagaaccaaaaaaaaaaaaaaaaaaaaaaaaaaagaaagaaagaatatatatttacatcTTGATGGTAGGAGGGAGTTactgggggctggaaagatggcgcAGTGGTTACCCTTCCTGAGGAGGTCAGAATTGATTCCCCAATAgccacacagaggctcacacccCTTTATAGATCTTTTcattgctgttttgagacaggatttctccatgTCGCTATCTTGGAATtctctacgtagaccaggctggcctcggacttACAGAGATCTATGTTCTTCCCACGTGCTTGGCTTAAAGGCCCAACTAACCTTTTATAACTCGAGTTCCAGGGgaccaataccctcttctggcctctgaggacaccacatggtgcacagacataaatgcagacTTAACGCTTGTATCCCTAAaacaaagtaaatttaaaaattttaattaaaaaggggGGAGGGCGGGTTACTGATCATTACAGGGAGTCAGCCGCAGGACTGGTGTGGAGGTGGGGATTAGCGATTGATTGGCTACTGTTGTTGCTGTGAGGTTACATACAGGGCCATGGGATGAGAAGCAAGTTCTGTACTATTGAGCTACACCTCCAGCCAAGGGTATCATTGATATAGCCAAGTTGGCTTAAACTCTACaaccctcctgccccagcctcccaagtgctgggtgaCAGATATCTGTTCCTTCGTGGTCTTtctagttttattattattattttttttaatgaatacgAGTGGATATTTTACCCGAACATATTTCTGTGCACCACTCTTATGCCTGGTGTCCGTGGAAGCCAGAGGGTGGTGGCCGCTGGATCCTCTGGGACTAGATATTTGTAGGCTgtccccaaactcacagagatctgactacctctgtctctggagtgctgggattaaaggcatgtgccactatgccaggTTAACACCTTTTCCCCGGGTTTTAAGGCAGGGGGTTCATTAGCCTAGGTTGGTTCTAACTCCCTCTGTAGCAAAGgacaatcttctttttttttttttttttttttttttttccggagctggggatcgaacccagggccttgtgcctgctaggcaagcgctctaccgctgagctaaatccccaaccgcaaaGGACAACCTTAAACTTCGGATTCCACTGTTTCTAGCACCCAAGCGCTGGGACTGCACGCACAAACTTCGAGTCTGGTTTATGCAGTGTTAGGGATCAGGCCCAGGCCTTTAAGCATGCTAGCCAAGCATTCTACCAAAGGAGCCACATCCCTGGCCTTACTTGTCTCCAGCCCGAGACAGGGTTAAAAACAGtccctaggggctggagagatggctcagcagttaagagcactggctgcggggctggggatttagctcagtggtagagcgcttacctaggaagcgcaaggcccggtccccagctccgaaaaaaaagaaccaaaaaaaaaaaaaaaaaaaagagcactggctgcttttccaaaggtccGGAGtttacttcccagcacccacatggtggctcacaaccatctgtaatgagatctgatgccctcttctggtgtgtctgaaaacagctacaagttttatgtactcatacataaaacgAATAAATAagtgtttaaataaaaaacagtttctagGGCTTAGAATGGGTCCTCAAACTCCCTAACCTTGGGACTCTTTATTACAGTTCATCTTTCGGTGACCTCCcccccacaaccataaaattactttgtaattttgctaccgtcatgaatcataatgtaaataagtttttGAGATAACGGTTCGTCTAAGCGGTCACGGCCCATAGGTTGTGAATCAGTAGCGTTTAGGTGgtgacatacacctttaatcccagcactggtttacaggacagccagagctgtgtaCAGTGATTCCCTAAAAGCTCACCAAAACACAGTTGCTATGTTGACAAGGCCTAGTCTCACAGAGGTCCTCCCACCTTGAAGGTGGCCCTCAGTGACCAGGTGGCACTAATCATAAACCCACCCCCTTTGTTCAGGCCCCGCCTTCAATCGCAGAACACAGCCACGCCTCTTGGCCGCTCTTCTCTGGCTCCACCCAGAGCCAAGCTCTACCTGGACCCTCCCAGCGGACCAACCCACTAGCCACACCCACAAGGCAACCACGCTCCAGCCTGACCACGCCCCCGTTGCCCAGGTCTGGCTCTGGCTAGCTGGGCGATTAGAGTCAAGAAAGGACGCGCCACCCCAGCTGTCCGCCGACCCCCAGTCCCGGCCCCCGCGCCCATGGCCGCACCCGGACCCCGCGCCTTGCGTGCTGCACTCTGCGGCGGTTGTTGTTGCCTCCTCCTGTGTGCCCAGCTGGTTCTAGCTGGTAATGCTGAGCAGGGTCTGACCAGGGGGCCTGGCAGGTGGAACCGGTAGCTTACTTTAGCTTCTGGTTTCAGCACATCTAGACTTGTGGGAGGGAACGTTTTCGACCTCTTCAGCACTCCAGGGCTGCGTTAAGACCATAGAGCTTATTTATATGTTCCAGGGGTGGGAAACTAGGAGGCTTAGGTAAGTGTGGAGGTCACCCCTCAGAACTGCAGGAATATGTTTAGAAAGAGGCTGGAGGTTGGCGGTGCAGCTCGGTTAGTGTAACCAGGCCTTGGGGAAGCTCGAGGCCTGTGCAGAAGTTCCGGTCTTTGTATTGGGAGAGGTACTGTAGCTTGGCGCCTGTCTTTCTGCTGCTTTCTTCCCATtcgcaacccccccccccactctcagGTAAAGGAGCTCGTGGCTTTGGGCGGGGAGCCCTGCTCCACCTGAACATCTGGCCTGCTGCCCATGGGGGCTGCAAACACTTGGGACACTGTGAACGCTGTGTGGACAGAGCCCACAACTCCTCCATTTGTGTCTGGCAACAATGTGGACCAGAGGAGCCAGGTATATAGTTGAGCCTTCCCTGCgagcatccccacccccacccccacccccatccaacTTTCTCCCCAAACCTCTTCTCTGTTCCTTCCCCCACCAGGACACTGTGTGGCCCACACTGAGGTGGTCAAGGAGGGTTGCTCTGTCTATAACCACTCAGAGTCATGCCCAGGTAAGTTAAGCCTACATGAAGGGAGAGGAGTGAGATGTCTCTCAGGAAGTGAACTGCACCCACAAACTTCTGGCTCCTTGTCCAGGAACAGTTGTATCGTGCCCTGACTGGTATCATAGCCTGTAATTTGGTCCAGTGTGCCTGGGAGTTTGTAGGATCTGGCAACTCCTCTGAAGCAAGGCATCTGAAGTGAGGTCTTTGGAATGGAGGGGTCTTCCTGAAGCAGGCGGcgttagagacagacagacagacaggccctTGTAGGTTGAGACAGCACAGCTAGGGGAGGAGACAGGGTGACTAGGCTTGTATGGGGCAGGGTTGTGATCTGAACAGTAAGTGGGTCCAGCTACTGGCCCAGGCTTGGGGTTCCTTAGAGTGAGGAGAGGTGTTTTATTGTGGACTCCCTGTCTCCTCAGCTTCCCACCATCATTCCACCGAGGAACCGAAGACAAGTACGACAGGTAGGGTCTTCCCCAGGGAATGGGGGAAGGACAGCTGCAGAAGGAAAAAGCAGCTTGAGGCACGGTACTGACGCGAATGCCCCATGACCCCAGGCCTCGGTTCCCTCCCAGTGTGTTTTTACACTTGTAAGATGGGTTGGACAGAGACTTGCCCCACAGTGCCCTGAGGACTCATGAGGCTGTGGAAGGCCTAGTTAGTGAAGCCACATTGAAAGCAGTCAGGAAAGGGTAGCTTCCCTCCCCATTGGTTCTAAGAACTCAGGGTGACTCCCTCCAGATCCATGCTTGGAGCTGAGGAGGTGCAGCTCCAGTTGCTAAGAGATGCTCTCATTGATCATCTGTTGCAAGCTGAGGTCTCCAAAGTGGGTTCCCAGCAGAGCTGGGAAGGAACCCCATCTGTCTCTAGGTCCCCACAGTCCCGCTTTGAGGCCTGGAGGTCACTAAACTTAGCCAGGATGGCTGAAGAGGCTGTTGGTTAATTAAAGCCGGAAACTGATCTTAGGGAATAAATTATTGATGGCTCAGC
It encodes the following:
- the Cd164l2 gene encoding CD164 sialomucin-like 2 protein precursor; the encoded protein is MAAPGPRALRAALCGGCCCLLLCAQLVLAGKGARGFGRGALLHLNIWPAAHGGCKHLGHCERCVDRAHNSSICVWQQCGPEEPGHCVAHTEVVKEGCSVYNHSESCPASHHHSTEEPKTSTTGSPPIPEDHSPGFDGASFIGGIVLVLSLQATAFFVLRFLKAKDSTYQTLI
- the Cd164l2 gene encoding CD164 sialomucin-like 2 protein isoform X2 yields the protein MAAPGPRALRAALCGGCCCLLLCAQLVLAGKGARGFGRGALLHLNIWPAAHGGCKHLGHCERCVDRAHNSSICVWQQCGPEEPGHCVAHTEVVKEGCSVYNHSESCPASHHHSTEEPKTSTTGSPPIPEDHSPGFDGASFIGGIVLVLSLQATAFFVLRFLKAKDSTYQTL
- the Cd164l2 gene encoding CD164 sialomucin-like 2 protein isoform X3 — encoded protein: MGVPGKGARGFGRGALLHLNIWPAAHGGCKHLGHCERCVDRAHNSSICVWQQCGPEEPGHCVAHTEVVKEGCSVYNHSESCPASHHHSTEEPKTSTTGSPPIPEDHSPGFDGASFIGGIVLVLSLQATAFFVLRFLKAKDSTYQTLI
- the Cd164l2 gene encoding CD164 sialomucin-like 2 protein isoform X4 is translated as MGVPGKGARGFGRGALLHLNIWPAAHGGCKHLGHCERCVDRAHNSSICVWQQCGPEEPGHCVAHTEVVKEGCSVYNHSESCPASHHHSTEEPKTSTTGSPPIPEDHSPGFDGASFIGGIVLVLSLQATAFFVLRFLKAKDSTYQTL